Proteins from a genomic interval of Rosa chinensis cultivar Old Blush chromosome 2, RchiOBHm-V2, whole genome shotgun sequence:
- the LOC112188936 gene encoding glyceraldehyde-3-phosphate dehydrogenase A, chloroplastic, with protein sequence MASAILSVAKPSPQANGKGFAEFSGLRNSSAASLSFGRRTSDDFFSVIAFQTSAAGTNGGYQRGITEAKLKVAINGFGRIGRNFLRCWHGRKDSPLDVIAINDTGGVKQASHLLKYDSTLGIFDADVKPVGDDGISVDGKVIKVVSSRNPLNLPWKDMGIDLVIEGTGVFVDREGAGKHIEAGAKKVLITAPGKGDIPTYVVGVNAELYSHDDTIISNASCTTNCLAPFVKVLDQKFGIIKGTMTTTHSYTGDQRLLDASHRDLRRARAAALNIVPTSTGAAKAVALVLPSLKGKLNGIALRVPTPNVSVVDLVVQVTKKTFAEEVNAAFRESADKELAGILSVCDEPLVSVDFRCTDVSSTVDSSLTMVMGDDMVKVIAWYDNEWGYSQRVVDLADIVANNWK encoded by the exons ATGGCTTCGGCTATTCTTTCCGTGGCCAAACCATCACCTCAG GCAAATGGAAAGGGCTTTGCAGAATTCTCAGGTCTCCGCAACTCATCTGCAGCTTCGCTTTCTTTCGGAAGGAGAACCTCAGACGACTTCTTTTCGGTCATTGCCTTCCAAACCTCTGCT GCGGGAACTAACGGGGGATACCAAAGAGGGATAACGGAGGCGAAGCTGAAGGTGGCTATAAATGGGTTTGGAAGAATTGGAAGGAACTTCTTGAGGTGCTGGCATGGGCGCAAGGACTCACCTCTTGATGTGATTGCCATCAACGACACCGGAGGCGTGAAGCAGGCGTCTCACCTCCTCAAGTACGACTCTACCCTCGGGATCTTCGACGCTGACGTCAAGCCAGTTGGCGATGATGGCATCTCTGTTGACGGCAAGGTCATCAAGGTTGTGTCAAGCCGCAATCCCCTCAACCTACCTTGGAA ggacatggggatcgacCTGGTGATTGAAGGCACTGGAGTGTTTGTTGATAGGGAGGGTGCCGGGAAACACATAGAGGCAGGGGCCAAGAAGGTGCTCATCACTGCCCCCGGAAAAGGCGACATCCCTACCTATGTGGTCGGGGTCAATGCTGAACTCTATAGTCATGATGATACCATCATTAGCAATGCTTCTTGCACCACCAACTGCCTTGCCCCCTTCGTCAAGGTTCTTGACCAGAAGTTTGGCATCATCAAGGGCACCATGACTACCACACACTCCTACACTGGTGACCAGAGGCTACTTGATGCTAGCCACCGTGACCTCAGGCGTGCACGAGCTGCTGCTCTCAACATAGTTCCCACTTCAACTGGTGCAGCAAAGGCCGTTGCTCTAGTCCTTCCATCTCTCAAAGGAAAGCTAAATGGCATTGCCCTGCGTGTGCCCACCCCCAATGTCTCCGTCGTCGACCTTGTTGTCCAGGTCACTAAGAAGACCTTTGCAGAGGAGGTTAATGCTGCTTTCAGAGAGAGTGCTGATAAGGAGCTGGCAGGTATCCTTTCTGTTTGCGATGAGCCCCTTGTTTCTGTCGATTTCAGGTGCACAGATGTATCGTCAACAGTTGACTCCTCATTGACTATGGTGATGGGAGATGACATGGTCAAGGTCATTGCTTGGTACGATAACGAATGGGGTTACTCACAAAGGGTTGTTGACTTGGCTGATATTGTCGCCAACAACTGGAAGTGA